The following proteins come from a genomic window of Aricia agestis chromosome 19, ilAriAges1.1, whole genome shotgun sequence:
- the LOC121736748 gene encoding uncharacterized protein LOC121736748: MENNETLSSLVISTLNEIDVKMELGEIDRLLRLGKKDENNKKIRPILLTTTSTTQQRKAQIMKNKRKLKSTAYITHDLPKEILQKRKESRIQNSNKTENEKRKRADTPSPKSQNAATSKVPKTTKNNNFQKEANQIDAFQYMRERSYSFSDKNTYRN; the protein is encoded by the coding sequence ATGGAAAACAATGAAACATTGAGCTCTCTTGTTATTTCCACGCTCAACGAGATTGACGTAAAAATGGAACTAGGAGAGATAGACAGGTTATTGCGTCTCGGAAAAAAAGACGAGAATAACAAGAAAATTAGACCAATTTTACTCACAACTACGAGTACTACGCAACAAAGAAAAGCacaaattatgaaaaacaaaagaaaattaaagtCTACTGCTTACATCACCCATGACCTACCCAAAGAAATCttacaaaaaagaaaagaatCCAGGATTCAGAACAGTAACAAAACAGAAAACGAAAAAAGGAAGAGGGCTGACACACCTAGCCCCAAAAGTCAGAACGCTGCAACTTCAAAGGTGCCTAAAACCACCAAGAACAACAACTTTCAGAAAGAAGCCAACCAAATTGATGCATTCCAATACATGCGGGAGAGATCCTACTCCTTCTCGGATAAAAACACCTACAGAAATTAA
- the LOC121736750 gene encoding uncharacterized protein LOC121736750: MWTWRSPDGRAKNEIDFILTNKASFFSNFDVISRLNFNTNHRLIRAKLKTLEPRKHRPEIKPGKIKLGKHQVEELQRTLKEKFNNFKSETIDLNIQGKYNYYERTITEQLQLTANNRITQKKWVSTDTIKLLEQRNNLICSRNISDRRKLITKISKEIKESMRKDRKRNRLEIIEKYILKTGGIKKAYKELENSKDWIVKMKNNSRKQCHDRSEILSIATDYYKMLYGCENSTLEDSNIMTTDNCNNLSGPSPPALNVPNILQVEVENAIDSLKKDKAPGPDGIDNDILKHNKETIIPILTELFNDILVTEIIPQQWTESNIILLHKKGDKHDIGNYRPISLMSNTYKIFAKILLNRMERTLDEQQTIEQAGFRKGYSVLDHIHVVRQILEKFTQLVDTVTMACIGSTLYSRKALGAGGACTRPAV, encoded by the exons ATGTGGACCTGGCGGTCACCAGATGGGAGAGCAAAAAACGAAATTGATTTCATTCTGACTAACAAAGCCAGTTTCTTCTCAAACTTCGACGTAATCAGCAGGCTAAATTTCAACACCAATCACCGACTTATAAGAGCTAAACTCAAAACACTAGAACCTAGAAAACACAGACCGGAAATCAAACcaggaaaaataaaacttggAAAACATCAAGTAGAAGAGCTACAGAGAACTTTAAAGgagaaatttaataatttcaagtCAGAAACCATAGACCTAAATATTCAGGGAAAATACAACTATTATGAGCGCACAATAACAGAGCAGCTCCAACTCACTGCGAACAATAgaattacacaaaaaaaatgggTATCAACTGACACTATTAAACTATTGGAGCAAAGGAACAATCTAATCTGTTCAAGAAATATTTCAGACAGGAGAAAACTCATAACAAAAATAAGCAAAGAAATCAAGGAGAGTATGCGCAAGGATAGGAAAAGGAACAGACTGGAAATAATCGAAAAATATATACTGAAAACCGGTGGCATCAAAAAAGCTTACAAAGAATTAGAGAATTCTAAAGATTGgatcgtaaaaatgaaaaacaacTCAAGAAAGCAATGTCACGACAGGTCTGAAATACTGTCAATTGCAACAGATTACTACAAAATGTTATATGGATGTGAAAACAGTACACTGGAAGACAGCAATATAATGACCACCGACAATTGCAACAACCTCTCAGGCCCCAGCCCACCGGCCCTAAACGTTCCCAACATATTGCAAGTAGAAGTAGAGAATGCTATAGATAGCTTAAAAAAAGACAAAGCACCAGGCCCTGATGGCATAGATAATGATATCCTCAAACACAACAAGGAAACAATTATACCTATATTGACAGAGCTTTTTAACGACATACTGGTCACCGAAATTATACCTCAACAATGGACCGAATCTAACATTATTTTACTACACAAGAAAGGAGACAAACATGACATAGGAAATTATAGGCCAATCAGCCTCATGTCGAATACCTACAAAATCTTTGCTAAGATCCTACTAAACAGAATGGAAAGGACATTAGACGAGCAGCAAACAATCGAACAAGCTGGGTTTCGTAAGGGCTACTCAGTCCTCGATCACATCCACGTGGTCCGCCAAATTCTAGAAAAGTTCA caCAACTAGTTGACACAGTAACAATGGCGTGTATCGGGAGCACCCTGTACAGCCGTAAGGCGCTGGGGGCGGGCGGCGCCTGCACGCGCCCCGCAGTATAA